A genome region from Sceloporus undulatus isolate JIND9_A2432 ecotype Alabama chromosome 1, SceUnd_v1.1, whole genome shotgun sequence includes the following:
- the QRSL1 gene encoding glutamyl-tRNA(Gln) amidotransferase subunit A, mitochondrial has translation MLRASIREISAALKEGQVSPTELCQKCLSLIRATRFLNAYITVSEETALRQAEASEKRYKQGQTLGVLDGIPVAVKDNFSTSGIETTCASVMLKGYVPPFNATVVQKLLDQGAVLLGKTNLDEFAMGSGSTDGAFGPVRNPWSYSGQSRGKCMQNPKAQNEDNSWFVTGGSSGGSAAAVSSFTCFAALGSDTGGSTRNPASLCGVVGLKPTYGLVSRHGLIPLVNSMDVPGILTRCVDDAATILGVLGGHDPKDSTTVQDSFQPFRLPSLTELKNLCIGIPKEYNIPGLSRETLAVWSKAADLFEKAGANVVDVSLPHTGYSIVCYHVLCATEVASNMARFDGLEYGHRSSVDKSTEALYAATRREGFNDVVRGRILSGNYFLLKQNYEKYFLKAQKVRRLIATDFAKLFSSGVDILLTPTTLSHAVPYTEFIKEDNRTRSTQDDIFTQAANMAGLPAVSVPSALSEEGLPIGLQFIGPAFHEAKLLTVAKWFENQVKFPAIQLERVMDHLDTVSHQEQSAFFS, from the exons ATTTCTGCAGCTCTAAAGGAAGGCCAAGTAAGTCCAACGGAACTTTGTCAGAAGTGTCTCTCCCTCATAAGAGCCACCAGATTCCTTAATGCATACATCACTGTTTCAGAAGAGACAGCATTAAGGCAGGCTGAAGCATCAGAAAAGAGGTACAAGCAAG GTCAGACTCTAGGAGTTTTAGATGGTATTCCTGTTGCTGTGAAGGATAACTTCAGTACATCTGGAATTGAGACAACATGTGCATCTGTTATGCTAAAAG GATATGTCCCTCCTTTCAATGCAACAGTTGTTCAGAAATTGCTGGATCAAGGAGCTGTACTTCTTGGAAAAACAAACCTAGATGAATTTGCTATGGG TTCAGGGAGTACAGATGGAGCCTTTGGACCTgtcagaaacccctggagttatTCTGGACAGTCCAGGGGGAAATGCATGCAAAACCCCAAGGCTCAAAATGAAGACAACAGCTGGTTCGTAACTGGAGGAAGCTCTGGAGGCAGTGCTGCTGCAGTATCATCTTTCACATGCTTTGC GGCACTGGGTTCTGATACAGGCGGATCTACCAGAAATCCAGCCTCTCTCTGTGGAGTTGTTGGCCTGAAGCCAACCTATGGCCTGGTTTCTCGTCATGGTCTTATTCCACTTGTTAACTCTATGGATGTACCAGGCATTTTAACAAGATGTGTTGATGACGCAGCCACCATATTGG gtgTACTCGGGGGGCATGATCCAAAAGACTCAACTACCGTGCAGGACTCTTTTCAGCCATTTCGGCTACCCAGTTTAACAGAATTGAAGAATCTTTGCATCGGTATACCAAAG GAATACAATATACCAGGACTGTCTCGTGAAACACTGGCAGTATGGTCCAAGGCAGCTGACCTTTTTGAGAAAGCTGGTGCCAACGTAGTAGATGTGAGTCTGCCCCATACTGGTTACTCCATTGTCTGTTACCATGTGCTGTGCGCAACAGAAGTAGCATCAAACATGGCTCGATTTGATGGCCTTGAGTATG GACATCGAAGCAGTGTTGACAAATCAACTGAAGCCTTGTATGCAGCGACACGCCGAGAAGGTTTTAATGATGTTGTAAGAGGAAGAATTCTATCAGGAAACTACTTCTTGCTAAAACA AAACTATGAGAAGTATTTCCTCAAAGCCCAGAAAGTAAGAAGACTCATTGCCACTGATTTTGCAAAACTCTTCAGTTCTGGTGTTGATATTTTGCTTACTCCAACTACTCTCAGCCATGCTGTGCCATACACAGAATTCATCAAAGAGGACAACAGAACCCGCAGCACACAGGATGACATTTTCACACAGGCTGCCAATATGGCTG GGCTGCCAGCTGTAAGTGTTCCTTCTGCCCTGTCTGAGGAAGGCTTACCAATTGGGCTGCAATTTATTGGTCCTGCTTTCCATGAGGCAAAACTTCTCACAGTAGCAAAATGGTTTGAAAATCAAGTGAAGTTCCCTGCCATACAGCTAGAAAGGGTCATGGATCATCTTGACACTGTCTCTCACCAGGAGCAGTCTGCATTTTTTTCATGA